CAGGTGGTTGTCCCACAACCCGGCGGGTAGTTGCAGAGCCTGGGTGGCGATGCGTTCGCCGCGGCAATCGTACAGGCGACAACGGCCCTGGCCCGAGGTCACCACGAAACCATCGGCCACCGCACCGACACCTGCGCAGTCCGGCAGCGGCACGTCCAGGCGCACCTGTGCACTGTCCAGATCCCAGATGAAGAAGCGGTTGCCGCGCGGTGCGGTCATCGCCAGCAGGCGCAGCTCGTCATGGATCGCCACGCTGGCGGTGTACTGGTTCATCGCCGCCCGCTGAGGCTCGCCCAGGCCGAACGGCTGGAAGGGCTGACCGGGGCGTTTGATCGCCAGTAGCGGTACTTGATCGTGCAGGTCGCCCATGTACTGCTGGCCGCTGACCACCGTGCCGTCGCGCGCGACAGCGAGGTGGCGGATGCTGTTCTGCTGGTCGGCCAGATACTCCTGGCTGACCAGGCTGCCGTCGCGCTGCATCAGCACCAGGCTGGCCTGCATGGCGTCTAGGTTCATGTCGACGCGGCTTTCCGCTTCGGTGCGGATGCCGCCGTTGGCCACCACCAGGGTTTCGCCATCGGGCATCCACAGCAGTTGGTGCGGGCCTACGCCGTGGCTGCTGTGTTCAGCTGCGCGCAGTAACTGCTCGCCTTGCAGGCGATAGGTGCCAATCACGCCACGGCCTGGCTCGGTGGTGTCGTTCTCGGTGGCGTACAGCCACTCGCCGCCCTTGTGGAATACCGCGTGGCCGTTGAAATGACGCTCGGCCGGCGAGGTCAGCGTTTGCACCAGGCGACCGTCGCGGGTGTCGATCAGGTAGCTCTCGGTGCTGGGGCGGCGACCGACGAACAGGGCCATGGGCAGGCTGGGGTGCGGCACCACGTCATGACAGCGTTCGGTCACCGGAGTGGCGAAGGCGCGTTCACCGTCGAGGCGATAGCCAACCGCGTAGTGGTTGCCGTCGCCATCGTCACGGGCTGACAGCAGCAACGGTTGTCCTGATGGGCCGAACAGCGTCCAGCCGCCAAAGACACCCGCGGCCGCCAGGCTGGCGGCGGCTGCACTGAGGCCGAGGAAGGCTCTGCGTTGCATGCTCAGTCTCCGTCGTGGGCGTTGAAGCCGATCTGCACGCCGAGCGCTTTGGCCAGCTCACTTTCCTGCAGGCGGTGCAGACGATTGAGGCTGTCGTACAGCTCGTTCAGGGCGGTGCGACCGGCTTCTTCGGCGAGCAGTTCGACCAGTGGGCTGTCGAGTGCAGCCAGGCGCTGGCGGGTGTCCTGGTAGGCGGCGTCGATGCGTTTGGCCAGGTCGGCCTGATCCTCGCCCAGTAGCGATTGAATGCCATCACGGTTGCTGCCGTGCCACAGCAGTTCGGCGTTGGCCAGCGCCGCACCCTGGTTGGCCAGGCTGGCGGCACTGCGCCAGGCTTCTGCCTGGTAAGGCTGGGCTATGCCCTTGCTCTGGCGGCCCATCGGCGCACCGAGCTTCTTCTTCAGGCCGTCCAGGGCGCTGACCTGCACCCGCAACAGTTCGGCGATGGCCTCGTTGGCGTCGGCGTAGCGTTCGTTGGGAAACTGCTTCAGCTGTTCGGCCATGCCAGATTTGGCTTGCCACTCGCCGACGATCTCCGCAGCCAGGGCTTGCTGGTGCTTGCCGATGGCCTGCAACAGCGGGCAGTAGCGGGCTTTCTGCTCGGCCTGGGCGAGGTCCAGATTGGGGTCGAAGAGAATGTATTCGTAGGCGGTCAGGCCCTGCACCACCACGCTGGCATTGGACAGGTCATCCGCGCTGAGCTGCGGCTTGTTCTTCAGCAGGGCTTCGACCTGGCGCTGGACCAGGTTCTTCTTGTCCGGCCAGAACTGAATCTGCCAGGCGCGGTTGCCTTCGGCCAGCGGCCCGACCAGCAACGGCTGCAAGCCGGCCCAGGCACTCTGGGCACCGAGAAAGGCCTGGCGGGCGGTGCTCAGATCGGCGCTGCCGGCGCAGAAGGCCTCGGCATTCACGGCCAACTGGCGGTCGGCCTCCTGCCAACTGCTGTAGGCCGGCAGCAGCACGCCATCGGTCAGCGCCGCGCTGACCTTGGCTTTCGGGTCCTGCTGGCCGCAGCCGACCAGGGCCAGGCCGAGTAGAGAGGCGATCAGGGTTTTGTGCAACATCGCAGGCTCCTTAAAGAGAATTCAGGAAGGCGAGCAGCGCTGCTCGCTCATCGCTATCAAAACGCAGCACCTGCTGCTTGGCCGCTTCGGCCTCGCCACCGTGCCAGAGAATGGCTTCCAGCAGGTTACGGGCACGGCCGTCATGCAGGAACTGAGTATGGCCATTGACCGTTTGCGTCAAACCAATGCCCCACAGCGGCGCCGTGCGCCATTCACGACTGTTGGCGAGAAACTCCTCGCGGCCATCGGCCAGCCCCTCGCCCATGTCGTGCAGCAGCAGGTCCGTATAAGGCCGGATCAGTTGGCTGGCCAGTTCCGGCTCCGCCGCATCGGCCGATGTGGTGAAACTGGGGGTGTGGCACTTCTGGCAACCGGCCTGGTGGAACAGGCTCTTGCCCTTGAGCGCGTCAGGCGAGTCGACGTCACGCCGTGCCGGCACGCCCAGGTTACGACTGTAGAACAGCACGCTGGCGAGGATGTTGTCGCTGACTTCCGGTTCGCCGCCATGGGGCGCAGCCAGGCAATCGGTTTGCGCCGTGGTGCAGTTGTCGTGAGGGATCAGCGAGCTGGTCAGGCCCATGTCATTGGCGAAGGCTTCGGCATTTTGCTGATTGAGGTTGGGTTGGCCAGCCTTCCAGCCGAAACGGCCAAGTGCACTGCGCTGCTGCTGGCGGTCCCAGACCCAATTGGGACGACCGGAAATACCATCGCCATCGGCATCGTCCGGGTCGGCGCCGGCCAGGATGTCTTCTTCGGCGATGGCTTCGAGCAGGCCGAGGCCGATCATCGGCGGGGCGATGCGTGCCGAGAACCGGGTGTCGGGGTGCATGTCGCCGTAACCGAGCTGGCTGATGATCAGCTCTGGCTTGCGCAATTCCACCACTGTGCCGTCGGCGAAGCGCAGAGGCACGCTGCTGTAGGTCACGCGTACCTTGCCTTCGGGGGTAACACCGGGGTTGGCCATGTCCTGCATCTGGGTGCCGTAGGTGGGCTCGGCGACCACGCCCTGTTGGATCAGCACCTCGGCATGCTCCGGGCCGGCCGGTATCGACAGACGCACCAGCATCGAAGTGGCGCTGACCGCGTCTAGCCCCGGTGGATGGCCGCGACCGTCCTTGATATGGCAGTTCTGGCAGGCATTGGTATTGAACAGCGGGCCCAGGCCATCGCGCGCTGTGGTGGTGGCTGGCGCCGTGACCCAGGGATTACGGAAGAAGCTGTTGCCCACGGCGAAATCCAGGCGACGGCTGGGTGCGAGGTTCGCCGAAGGCAGGGAGAAGGCGTTTTGATCGAACTTGCGTACCGTCGCCGCACCGGCCGAGAGATGTTCGCCAGGCTCTGCCTGGGTCAATTCAGGCTGCTGTTCGCAAGCGATCAAAGACAGGGCCAGAAAGGGCAGCAGGCAGTGCTGGAGCAGCGACATCGAGGAACAATCCGAACAGGCAGAGAAGCGGGGCGCCAAGATTAGCAGGCTAACGGAATTTAAATAAGATGGATTAGCGTTATCTAGACGCGGCCAGAGGTCGCGGGGTATGCCGGCATCATTCCTTCCCTGTCATCAGCTTCTTCGATTATCTATGCAGTGGCTGCGGCTTCAGAGAGTGGTGCTGATTGAGAGCAAGAATGTTCAAGACCTGCCTGGGGCGTTTGGCTAAGATCGCCTACCTAGGAG
The genomic region above belongs to Pseudomonas sediminis and contains:
- a CDS encoding DUF1513 domain-containing protein — encoded protein: MQRRAFLGLSAAAASLAAAGVFGGWTLFGPSGQPLLLSARDDGDGNHYAVGYRLDGERAFATPVTERCHDVVPHPSLPMALFVGRRPSTESYLIDTRDGRLVQTLTSPAERHFNGHAVFHKGGEWLYATENDTTEPGRGVIGTYRLQGEQLLRAAEHSSHGVGPHQLLWMPDGETLVVANGGIRTEAESRVDMNLDAMQASLVLMQRDGSLVSQEYLADQQNSIRHLAVARDGTVVSGQQYMGDLHDQVPLLAIKRPGQPFQPFGLGEPQRAAMNQYTASVAIHDELRLLAMTAPRGNRFFIWDLDSAQVRLDVPLPDCAGVGAVADGFVVTSGQGRCRLYDCRGERIATQALQLPAGLWDNHLRLA
- a CDS encoding imelysin family protein; its protein translation is MLHKTLIASLLGLALVGCGQQDPKAKVSAALTDGVLLPAYSSWQEADRQLAVNAEAFCAGSADLSTARQAFLGAQSAWAGLQPLLVGPLAEGNRAWQIQFWPDKKNLVQRQVEALLKNKPQLSADDLSNASVVVQGLTAYEYILFDPNLDLAQAEQKARYCPLLQAIGKHQQALAAEIVGEWQAKSGMAEQLKQFPNERYADANEAIAELLRVQVSALDGLKKKLGAPMGRQSKGIAQPYQAEAWRSAASLANQGAALANAELLWHGSNRDGIQSLLGEDQADLAKRIDAAYQDTRQRLAALDSPLVELLAEEAGRTALNELYDSLNRLHRLQESELAKALGVQIGFNAHDGD
- a CDS encoding di-heme oxidoredictase family protein, which codes for MSLLQHCLLPFLALSLIACEQQPELTQAEPGEHLSAGAATVRKFDQNAFSLPSANLAPSRRLDFAVGNSFFRNPWVTAPATTTARDGLGPLFNTNACQNCHIKDGRGHPPGLDAVSATSMLVRLSIPAGPEHAEVLIQQGVVAEPTYGTQMQDMANPGVTPEGKVRVTYSSVPLRFADGTVVELRKPELIISQLGYGDMHPDTRFSARIAPPMIGLGLLEAIAEEDILAGADPDDADGDGISGRPNWVWDRQQQRSALGRFGWKAGQPNLNQQNAEAFANDMGLTSSLIPHDNCTTAQTDCLAAPHGGEPEVSDNILASVLFYSRNLGVPARRDVDSPDALKGKSLFHQAGCQKCHTPSFTTSADAAEPELASQLIRPYTDLLLHDMGEGLADGREEFLANSREWRTAPLWGIGLTQTVNGHTQFLHDGRARNLLEAILWHGGEAEAAKQQVLRFDSDERAALLAFLNSL